The following is a genomic window from Nymphaea colorata isolate Beijing-Zhang1983 chromosome 3, ASM883128v2, whole genome shotgun sequence.
CTCCCATCTTGTTTGCCCTTCCTCTTTCCCACTTCATTTGCAggtcgctctctctctctctctgcccttcAACCAGTTAAGAACAGAGCGGAGAAGATAAATAGTCACGTAAGATGCGGCGCAACTGATCGCGGCTTCTTAATTTTCTTGCAGCTCCGGCACGTCAGGTGGTGAGAAGAAGTTGCTCCCACTGGTAGAGGGGGATCTCGACAGAGTGGAGATGGTATGGAGGGTTATGGGTAGCCTGATGAACTGGTATCTTCTTTTTCCCCATCCTCATCTCCACGTAAGACTGTCTTCACCGACTTTCAGATCAGTGTGGCCTGACCATAATTCTAAAAATCTGTTTCCGATTCGAATCGGAAACATCAAAAGCGATAGATATCGGGaacaaatttgaattgaatttgaagtcctccctttctctcgaatgtatgtacatatatggaTGTCagtaaatcaaatttgaattgaatatattcTTAACCTTGTTCACTGTTCTAGATATCCTtattaaatttggattcaaatacaaataaagaaagttGTATAGGAATCCGAATTCAAAACCCTGTTTTCCAATCCAAATCTCATTTGGGCGTGCCTTGTTAGAAAGAATTATCAGGAATTAAGTGTACTTCCTAAACTAAATACTTAATCTGTCTAGGCATGGCTATGGTTTGAAGCAAGGGAAGACCCTCAAATTCGTCCACGTTAGAAAAGAGTGGGAGACGGGTGCAGGCATTGCAGTTCGCTATATTGTTACAAGCTGGTACAAAAGCTGTAACTTCCTTTCCAACCACCATCAATACAGCACCACCCACACCAGCCCCCTTGCCTCTATACATTGCACAGACACGTTCCAGAGCACATACTCGCAGTTGCTCGCTGGCCTGGCCGACCGGCTGTCCGTCATCCAGCTGAGCGCCACCTTTGCGCTGGGCCTGCACCAGGCCATCCGCTTCCTCGAGCGCCACTATCTGGACCTGGCAATGGACATTGAGAAGGGGACGGTTGATCCTCGAATCACGGACGAAGATATACGGGCGGCGCTGGAGACAAGATTGGCACCTGACCCCGAGAATGCAAGGCATATAAGAAAAGAGTGTGGATGTGGGCAATGGAAGGGCATCATAAGAAGGATCTGGCCCAACGCCCAGTACTTGGAAGCCGTGGCGACGGGGAGTATGAGTCCCTTCGTCCCTGTCTTGGAGTTTTACAGCGACGGTCTGCCTCTGGTTAGCCTTGCGTATGCGTCGTCCGAGTGCTTCTTCGGGATCAACTTGAACCCTTTCTGTAAGCCGGAGGACGTCACCTACACCATCATCCCGAATTTGGCCCATTTTGAGTTTTTGCCGGTCCAATCACCGGAAAATTGCCTGCAGCCGGCAGAACTCGTGAATTTGGCCGATGTTCAAATGGGGAAGGAGTACGAGATAGTGGTGACCACTTACTCAGGTACGAATCTTACATTTTTTTCGCTTATTTGTTCCATTCATGGTTAATCTTTcatcatatataaaaatgcTCAATAGCGGAGCTAATTGGAAACCTTCGGCTGCATTCGTGAACAccattaatatgtaaataagcaaaCAGACACAACTGACTCCATTGATCTCACATGACC
Proteins encoded in this region:
- the LOC116251564 gene encoding probable indole-3-acetic acid-amido synthetase GH3.1 isoform X6; its protein translation is MEMLELMEEMTNNVDGEQEKVLADILFLNAHTEYLQRHGLAGKTDRESFQTKLPLVTYEDIRPDIHRIANGDRSPILSALPLSHFLCSSGTSGGEKKLLPLVEGDLDRVEMVWRVMGSLMNWHGYGLKQGKTLKFVHVRKEWETGAGIAVRYIVTSWYKSCNFLSNHHQYSTTHTSPLASIHCTDTFQSTYSQLLAGLADRLSVIQLSATFALGLHQAIRFLERHYLDLAMDIEKGTVDPRITDEDIRAALETRLAPDPENARHIRKECGCGQWKGIIRRIWPNAQYLEAVATGSMSPFVPVLEFYSDGLPLVSLAYASSECFFGINLNPFCKPEDVTYTIIPNLAHFEFLPVQSPENCLQPAELVNLADVQMGKEYEIVVTTYSGLYRYRVGDILRVVSFYNKAPQFKFVCRGNVVLSIDIEKTSEADLQKAVAAAEAAHLIPHNTRVAEFTSYADTTTTPGHYVIYLELSRTTDQTEGFSADYLIGQCCLAIEESFDATYKEVRVYDRSIGPLEIKVVKNGTFDRLMDFAVSNGASVAQYKPPRCVKSDSLLQILDAAVVSAHFSPRPPSWSK
- the LOC116251564 gene encoding probable indole-3-acetic acid-amido synthetase GH3.1 isoform X7 — encoded protein: MVWRVMGSLMNWHGYGLKQGKTLKFVHVRKEWETGAGIAVRYIVTSWYKSCNFLSNHHQYSTTHTSPLASIHCTDTFQSTYSQLLAGLADRLSVIQLSATFALGLHQAIRFLERHYLDLAMDIEKGTVDPRITDEDIRAALETRLAPDPENARHIRKECGCGQWKGIIRRIWPNAQYLEAVATGSMSPFVPVLEFYSDGLPLVSLAYASSECFFGINLNPFCKPEDVTYTIIPNLAHFEFLPVQSPENCLQPAELVNLADVQMGKEYEIVVTTYSGLYRYRVGDILRVVSFYNKAPQFKFVCRGNVVLSIDIEKTSEADLQKAVAAAEAAHLIPHNTRVAEFTSYADTTTTPGHYVIYLELSRTTDQTEGFSADYLIGQCCLAIEESFDATYKEVRVYDRSIGPLEIKVVKNGTFDRLMDFAVSNGASVAQYKPPRCVKSDSLLQILDAAVVSAHFSPRPPSWSK